AGCCGGCAAGTCCACCATCCTGGGCCGGGTGATCGCCGGCACCCCCAACCTGACCTTCTCGGTCTCCCATACCACCCGCTCACCTCGGCCAGGAGAAGAGGACGGGGTCCATTACCACTTCGTCAGGCGGGAGGCGTTTGTGGCCATGCAGGCGGCCGGCGCCTTCCTGGAGTGGGCCGAGGTGCACGGCAATCTCTACGGCACCAGCCGCCTGGCGGTGGAGTCGCAGCTTGGCCAGGGGCTGGACGTGGTCCTGGACATCGATACCCAGGGCGCGGCCCAGATCCGGAGAAGCCGCGATCTGCCGGCCCTCTTCATCTTCATCCTGCCCCCTTCCTGGGCCGAGCTGGAGCGGCGGCTGCGGGGCCGCGGCACCGATCCGCCCGAGGTGGTGGCCCGCCGGCTGGCCAACGCCCGGCAGGAGCTGGCGAGCCTTCCCCTCTATGACTTTGCGGTCGAAAACGATTCCCTGGAGGAGGCGGTGGAGACCATGCGGGCCATCATCGTCGCCAGCCGCAGCCGCCGCCGCTGCCGGCCGGACGGCCGCCCCCTGCCGGTGCTGGCCATGCCAGAAAATCCTTGACGGCCGGGCGGTCTCTGGCATGGACTGGAAAAAGACGCGCAGGCGTCAGCGCCAGGAAGCCAGATCCCATGACCAGCCACGCCGCCAACCGGCTCATCCGCGAGAAGAGCCCCTACCTTCTCCAGCACGCCTTCAACCCGGTGGACTGGTACCCCTGGGGCGAGGAGGCCTTTGCCCTGGCACGGGCCCAGGGCAAAATCGTTTTTTTGTCCATCGGCTACGCCACCTGCCACTGGTGCCATGTCATGGAGCGGGAGACCTTCGAGGATCCGGCAGCAGCGGCGGTGATCAACCGCCTGAGCATCCCCGTGAAGGTGGACCGGGAGGAGCGCCCGGACCTGGACCAGATCTACATGGGGGTCTGCCACGCCTTGACCGGCGCCGGCGGCTGGCCGTTGACCATCTTCCTGACTCCGGAGCGGCTGCCCTTTTTCGCCGGCACCTATTTTCCGCCCCGCAGCCGGCAGGACCGTCTGGGCCTCCTGGACCTCCTGGAGCGGGCCGCCGGCCTGTGGCAGGAGCACCCGCAGCGGGTCATCCAGTCGGCCCAGGACATCGTCGACCACCTGCAGGCGGTCGTCGGCGAGGGCTGGCAGGGCCGGCTCCGCCCGGCGCTCCTCAAGGAGGCCGCCGAGACCCTGCGCCGGACCTTCGACAGCCGCCGGGGCGGCTTCGGTCCGCCGCCCAAGTTCCCCACGCCCCACAACCTGATCTTCCTCCTGCGCCGAGCCCGGCGTCTCGCTGATCCCAGCCTCCTCCCTCTGGTGGAGACCAGCCTGGTGGCCATGCGGCAGGGGGGGATCTGGGACCAGCTGGGCGGCGGCTTCCACCGCTACGCCACCGACGCCGACTGGCTTGTGCCCCACTTCGAAAAGATGCTCTACGACCAGGCAGGCCTGGCCATGGCCTGCCTGGAGGCCTGCCAGGCCTGCGGCCGCGCCGAATTCGGCACCATGGCCGCCGAGATCCTCCAGTACGTGGACCGGGACCTGACCGGCCCGGAAGGCGCATTCTGGGCAGCGGAGGATGCCGACACCGAGGGGGTGGAAGGCAAATACTACCTGTGGCGCCGCTCCGAGATCCTGGAGCGCCTGGGGGTCTGCGAAGGGGACCTGTTCTGCCGGGTCTACGGGGTGCGGGAAGAGGGCAATTTCCGGGATGAGGCCAGCGGCCAAGTCTCCGGCCAGAACATCCTGCACCTGACCAGACCCCTGGACGCCTGGGCCCGGGAGCTGGCGCTGCCCCTGGCCGAGCTGGAGGCCCGCCTGGCCGCCAGCCGCCAGCAGCTGCTCGCCGCCCGGGTCCGCCGGGTGCGACCTGCCCGGGATGACAAGGTGGTGGCTGGCTGGAACGGTCTCATGATCTCGG
This genomic stretch from Thermodesulfobacteriota bacterium harbors:
- the gmk gene encoding guanylate kinase → MSGGSLFVVSAPSGAGKSTILGRVIAGTPNLTFSVSHTTRSPRPGEEDGVHYHFVRREAFVAMQAAGAFLEWAEVHGNLYGTSRLAVESQLGQGLDVVLDIDTQGAAQIRRSRDLPALFIFILPPSWAELERRLRGRGTDPPEVVARRLANARQELASLPLYDFAVENDSLEEAVETMRAIIVASRSRRRCRPDGRPLPVLAMPENP
- a CDS encoding thioredoxin domain-containing protein, with product MTSHAANRLIREKSPYLLQHAFNPVDWYPWGEEAFALARAQGKIVFLSIGYATCHWCHVMERETFEDPAAAAVINRLSIPVKVDREERPDLDQIYMGVCHALTGAGGWPLTIFLTPERLPFFAGTYFPPRSRQDRLGLLDLLERAAGLWQEHPQRVIQSAQDIVDHLQAVVGEGWQGRLRPALLKEAAETLRRTFDSRRGGFGPPPKFPTPHNLIFLLRRARRLADPSLLPLVETSLVAMRQGGIWDQLGGGFHRYATDADWLVPHFEKMLYDQAGLAMACLEACQACGRAEFGTMAAEILQYVDRDLTGPEGAFWAAEDADTEGVEGKYYLWRRSEILERLGVCEGDLFCRVYGVREEGNFRDEASGQVSGQNILHLTRPLDAWARELALPLAELEARLAASRQQLLAARVRRVRPARDDKVVAGWNGLMISALARAATVLEDERYARQAEQALAFVLGTMMPAGQLHRRWRQGELAVPAFAEDYAFLARACLDLYRATFQAEHLRQALTLANELWHRFRDEAHGNLFDTAHDAEALVLRPKEVYDGTTPSANSVALEVFARLGLLLAAPAWTERAQALASACAGRVETYPAAFCQFLTGAALLLEPGRQVAIAGPPEAAGTRALLAVLGSTYCPETQVLLAAPGEETVAELAPFTRAMHTGDGRAWAQVCQGTSCLDAIAEPEKLRRLLAVPPAG